The proteins below are encoded in one region of Chitinophagaceae bacterium:
- a CDS encoding rod shape-determining protein, whose translation MGLFDFFTSNIAIDLGTANTLIMHKNIIVVDEPSIIAIDKNTNTLITVGKAAMLMHEKTHDNIKTIRPLKDGVIADFYAAELMIRGMIKLIYKGNDPFFSLFHNHKMAICIPSGITEVEKRAVRDSAERAGAKEVYMIHEPIAAAIGIGIEIDQPIGNMIVDIGGGTSEIAVIALSGIVCDQSIRIAGDAMNKDILDYVRRQHNLLIGEKTAEKIKTEIGSAIAELTENIPPDYEVRGRDLMTGIPKVIKMSYTEAAFALDKSVTKIEEAIIKALEMSPPELSSDIYERGIYLTGGGALLRGLDKRIANKTKLKVMVADDPLRAVVRGTGEAIKNFSKYKSIFVN comes from the coding sequence ATGGGATTATTTGATTTTTTTACCAGTAATATCGCAATAGATTTAGGAACTGCGAATACTCTTATAATGCATAAAAACATTATTGTAGTAGATGAGCCTTCCATTATCGCAATAGATAAAAACACCAACACACTTATAACTGTTGGAAAAGCAGCAATGCTCATGCATGAGAAAACTCATGACAACATTAAAACTATAAGACCTTTAAAAGACGGAGTAATAGCTGATTTTTATGCAGCAGAACTCATGATAAGAGGAATGATAAAACTTATTTACAAAGGAAATGATCCTTTCTTTTCTTTATTTCATAATCATAAAATGGCTATCTGTATCCCATCAGGTATTACTGAAGTGGAAAAACGTGCTGTAAGAGATTCTGCAGAACGCGCTGGCGCTAAAGAAGTATATATGATACATGAACCCATCGCCGCAGCAATAGGTATTGGAATAGAAATAGATCAACCCATAGGAAACATGATAGTAGATATTGGAGGTGGAACATCGGAAATAGCTGTTATAGCTCTCTCAGGAATTGTCTGCGACCAGTCCATACGAATAGCAGGCGACGCTATGAACAAAGATATTTTAGATTATGTAAGAAGGCAACATAACCTACTCATAGGGGAAAAAACCGCAGAAAAAATAAAAACAGAAATAGGATCTGCCATAGCAGAACTAACAGAAAACATACCACCTGACTATGAAGTAAGAGGACGAGATTTAATGACAGGAATCCCTAAAGTAATAAAAATGTCTTATACCGAAGCCGCATTCGCATTAGATAAGTCCGTAACAAAAATAGAAGAAGCCATCATAAAAGCATTAGAAATGTCTCCACCCGAACTCTCATCGGATATATACGAAAGAGGTATATATCTCACCGGAGGAGGAGCTTTGTTAAGAGGACTAGATAAAAGAATAGCCAATAAAACAAAATTAAAAGTTATGGTTGCAGACGATCCTTTAAGGGCAGTAGTAAGAGGGACAGGGGAAGCCATCAAAAATTTTTCTAAATATAAAAGTATTTTTGTAAATTAA
- a CDS encoding TonB-dependent receptor — protein MKNNLLLCLVMLFCISFNGIAQRVVTGKVQDAGDGSPIPAVNIIVQGTSVGTTTDLDGNFRLEIASSIENPILVFSYISYTSQEVAVPASNYLEIKLEASTSQLDEIVVSTGRGAERTITDTPLPIDNITFQEMQTTGQVSFDRALQYRIPSFNTVNTPVNDATSLLDPYEIRNLGPSRTLILINGKRKNLSSLVYTQTSPGRGETGADLSAIPSDAIARVEILRDGASAQYGSDAIAGVMNIILKDKFEYSDVKLNMGLTHQGDGALLGVNLNSGANFGNKGYFNYHISFTKQTSSNRPGTVDANYEASSNGFGDDTPATTALIKKFLAKYPDGRNRNEQPDNTSAKFLVNGGIPLGEKTDVYFNAAYVYRKAISHANYRVPYWKKDYGLLSDRVSDPTNYTGDANAIYNGYEGYHPTFEGDLNDYNGTLGIKTLKNGWKHDISFTVGGNRMLFTVNNTVNHDLREKSPVSFKPGGFAFDHIVGNIDISKNIVSNLHIGFGSELRTETYQIIEGDESSYNGQGSNSFPGFNKRNAIKASRYNIGAYVDLTWDITKDLLLGGTARIENYSDFGSAFVWRANARYKIANVLTLRGSVSTGFRAPTLHQFNLSLNQASFQGSDIVITGLANNYSREASILGIPKLKPEQSLNLTGGVGINPNRDFSITLDYYYITITDRILYSAQIQNPGDASALATLLNQAGTSGISFFVNGYNTTTQGVDIVASYKNISLGSTKLGINFAGNYLIENKLNEEAATPEKIKSQKDINGKSASISNATVEALTFTSRPQYKFILGLDWTIKKFSINLNNTLFGPVKFRNADLGKYITDIETQFQPRVVTDLGFMFQFTSKLSASFTVQNLLNVLPKYELVGLTDVGKAALNDGTIKNKLVNDITFNGRYPVTTYDGSHFSQLGTTFQAQVVYKF, from the coding sequence ATGAAAAACAATTTACTTTTATGTTTAGTAATGCTCTTTTGTATTTCTTTCAATGGAATTGCACAAAGAGTAGTAACAGGAAAGGTTCAGGATGCTGGTGACGGTAGCCCTATCCCTGCTGTTAATATTATAGTTCAAGGTACAAGCGTCGGTACTACTACAGATTTAGATGGAAATTTTAGGTTAGAAATAGCAAGTTCCATTGAAAACCCTATATTAGTATTTTCGTATATATCTTATACATCTCAGGAGGTGGCTGTTCCTGCATCTAATTATTTAGAAATAAAATTAGAGGCATCAACGAGTCAGTTAGATGAAATAGTAGTTTCTACCGGTCGTGGTGCAGAAAGAACAATTACCGATACCCCTCTACCAATAGATAATATTACGTTTCAAGAGATGCAAACTACAGGACAAGTTTCCTTTGATAGGGCACTCCAATATAGAATACCATCTTTTAATACCGTAAATACTCCGGTAAACGATGCAACTTCTCTTTTAGATCCTTATGAGATAAGAAACCTTGGTCCAAGTAGAACCCTTATCCTTATTAATGGGAAAAGGAAAAATTTAAGTTCTTTGGTATATACTCAAACATCCCCTGGAAGAGGTGAGACAGGCGCAGACCTTTCGGCTATCCCTTCTGATGCTATCGCAAGGGTAGAAATTTTAAGAGATGGAGCATCTGCTCAGTATGGTTCTGATGCTATTGCAGGTGTTATGAATATCATACTCAAAGATAAATTTGAATACAGTGATGTAAAACTTAATATGGGACTCACTCATCAAGGAGATGGTGCTTTATTAGGTGTAAATCTCAACAGCGGTGCTAATTTTGGAAATAAAGGATATTTTAATTATCATATTTCTTTTACCAAACAAACATCTTCTAATAGACCAGGAACAGTAGATGCAAATTATGAAGCAAGTTCTAACGGATTTGGAGATGACACACCCGCAACAACAGCTCTTATTAAGAAATTTTTAGCAAAATATCCCGATGGACGTAATAGAAATGAACAACCTGATAACACTTCTGCTAAATTTTTAGTAAATGGAGGCATACCTTTAGGAGAAAAAACAGATGTCTATTTTAATGCAGCATACGTCTATAGAAAAGCAATTAGCCATGCAAACTACCGTGTTCCTTATTGGAAAAAAGATTATGGGTTATTAAGCGATAGAGTATCTGACCCTACCAATTATACAGGGGATGCTAATGCTATTTATAATGGTTATGAAGGATATCATCCTACTTTTGAAGGGGATCTGAATGATTATAATGGAACATTAGGTATCAAAACCCTGAAAAATGGATGGAAGCATGATATTAGTTTTACCGTAGGTGGCAATAGAATGTTATTTACCGTAAATAACACTGTAAACCATGATCTAAGAGAAAAAAGCCCCGTATCTTTCAAACCAGGAGGATTTGCTTTTGACCATATAGTAGGTAATATAGATATTTCTAAAAATATAGTTTCTAACCTTCATATAGGATTTGGCTCTGAGTTAAGAACAGAAACGTATCAAATAATAGAAGGAGACGAATCATCTTATAATGGACAAGGTTCTAATTCATTCCCTGGTTTTAATAAAAGAAACGCCATCAAAGCATCGCGTTATAACATAGGAGCATACGTAGACCTTACTTGGGATATTACAAAGGATTTATTATTAGGCGGAACAGCAAGAATAGAGAATTATAGCGACTTTGGTTCTGCTTTTGTTTGGCGTGCTAATGCCCGATACAAAATAGCCAATGTATTAACTCTCAGAGGTTCTGTTTCTACGGGATTTAGAGCACCCACTCTTCACCAATTTAATCTTTCTCTGAACCAAGCATCTTTTCAAGGAAGCGATATAGTTATCACAGGTTTAGCAAATAACTATAGTAGAGAAGCATCAATATTAGGAATTCCAAAACTCAAGCCCGAACAATCTTTGAATCTCACGGGAGGAGTAGGAATCAACCCTAATAGAGATTTTTCCATTACCTTAGACTATTATTATATTACGATTACGGATAGAATTTTATACAGTGCACAGATTCAAAATCCAGGAGATGCATCAGCACTTGCAACTTTATTAAACCAAGCAGGGACTTCGGGCATAAGTTTTTTTGTGAACGGATATAATACCACCACACAGGGAGTAGATATAGTAGCAAGTTATAAAAATATATCTTTAGGTTCTACTAAATTGGGAATAAATTTTGCAGGAAACTACCTCATAGAAAATAAATTAAACGAAGAGGCAGCAACCCCTGAAAAAATCAAATCTCAAAAAGATATAAACGGAAAATCTGCAAGTATCAGTAATGCTACGGTAGAAGCACTTACCTTTACCAGCAGACCTCAGTATAAGTTTATATTAGGATTAGATTGGACAATAAAGAAATTCAGTATCAACCTCAATAATACTCTTTTTGGACCTGTAAAATTCAGAAACGCAGATCTAGGAAAGTATATTACAGATATAGAAACTCAATTTCAACCAAGAGTAGTCACCGATTTAGGGTTTATGTTTCAATTTACCAGCAAATTGAGTGCTTCTTTCACTGTCCAAAACCTACTTAATGTCCTACCCAAGTATGAATTAGTAGGTCTTACTGATGTTGGGAAAGCAGCTCTTAATGACGGTACCATAAAAAACAAACTTGTAAATGATATTACTTTTAATGGGAGATACCCCGTTACCACTTACGATGGTTCACATTTTAGCCAATTAGGAACTACCTTCCAAGCACAGGTAGTTTATAAATTTTAG
- the corA gene encoding magnesium/cobalt transporter CorA yields MISLIQYNEKDHKSFSSISPMEAFNLIKPDFVNWIDIETTKKEVVEEAANFFDIHPLIVEDILNLDHLPRYEQFQNHIFFTVKMLSYNAATETIEVEHLSIVIGNNTIITFQEGLEGDVFEILRERISIGKGLTRKYKADYLFYQILNSIVSHYFSTMEHLRDKMERIENNLVQNPHTPKAVESIMEIKKEINILRKYTLPTRDAVNKFRIEAVSFINKTSVNYFTDISNDLDHIISHFNTARDILKDLMDLNNANLNNETNRIMKALTILSGIFIPLTFITGIYGMNFDFIPYIHDSSAFYLLCFIMGAFAFASFLFMKKMKWF; encoded by the coding sequence ATGATATCGTTAATCCAGTACAATGAAAAAGACCACAAATCTTTTTCTTCTATCTCCCCAATGGAAGCATTTAATCTTATAAAACCTGATTTTGTAAATTGGATAGACATAGAAACTACCAAAAAAGAAGTTGTGGAAGAAGCCGCTAATTTTTTTGATATACACCCTCTTATTGTAGAAGATATACTCAATTTAGACCACCTTCCTCGGTATGAACAATTTCAAAACCATATTTTCTTTACCGTAAAAATGCTTTCCTATAATGCAGCAACAGAAACAATAGAAGTAGAACATTTAAGCATTGTTATAGGCAATAATACCATTATTACTTTTCAAGAAGGTTTAGAAGGGGATGTTTTTGAAATACTCAGAGAAAGAATATCAATAGGAAAAGGATTAACCCGAAAATACAAAGCCGACTACCTTTTTTACCAAATTCTCAATAGCATTGTTTCCCATTACTTTTCTACTATGGAGCATCTACGCGATAAAATGGAAAGAATTGAGAATAATTTAGTCCAAAATCCTCATACTCCAAAGGCAGTAGAAAGTATAATGGAAATAAAAAAAGAAATAAATATATTAAGAAAATATACTTTGCCCACTCGGGATGCCGTCAATAAATTTAGGATAGAAGCCGTCTCATTTATTAATAAAACATCTGTAAATTATTTTACAGATATATCCAATGATTTAGACCATATTATTTCTCACTTCAATACAGCACGAGATATTCTGAAAGACCTTATGGACCTCAATAATGCCAACCTCAATAACGAAACGAACCGCATTATGAAAGCACTTACCATCTTATCAGGTATATTTATCCCCCTTACTTTTATAACGGGTATTTATGGAATGAATTTTGATTTTATCCCTTATATACACGATAGCTCCGCTTTCTATCTTTTATGCTTTATTATGGGAGCATTTGCTTTTGCTTCGTTTCTCTTTATGAAAAAAATGAAATGGTTCTAA
- a CDS encoding toxin-antitoxin system YwqK family antitoxin — MVLSNVSSSPPPLFKAKIFIFYFLLSSSYYGYSQKKVITYYPADIENPPLKKEEYSIATDDSTDIEGIYTLFHKNGKSILIGNYTRGKKNGLFTNYYDNGKLQRKTFYANGKKQGQTYIFYEYGGILQKASFVNDTLHGEIITYYEDSTKIKTYSVFEKGTPKGCVKEFYENGNLKQSIPYKNGIQEGMTESFYQNGIKKSEILYINGEQNGDYILYYPNGNKKSESFLVDKKRIYKTYSLDGKLISEKTIK; from the coding sequence ATGGTTCTAAGCAATGTATCCTCTAGTCCCCCTCCTTTGTTCAAAGCAAAAATATTCATTTTTTATTTTCTATTATCCTCCTCTTATTATGGATATAGTCAAAAAAAAGTAATAACTTATTACCCAGCTGATATAGAAAATCCTCCTTTGAAAAAAGAAGAATACTCCATCGCCACCGATGATAGCACGGATATAGAAGGAATCTATACCCTGTTTCATAAAAATGGAAAGAGTATTCTTATAGGAAACTATACCCGTGGCAAAAAAAATGGTCTGTTCACCAATTACTATGATAATGGAAAACTACAAAGAAAAACTTTCTATGCAAATGGTAAAAAGCAAGGACAGACATATATTTTTTATGAATACGGAGGAATATTGCAAAAAGCATCTTTTGTAAATGATACTCTGCACGGAGAAATTATTACTTATTACGAAGATTCCACTAAAATAAAGACATATAGTGTTTTTGAAAAAGGAACTCCCAAAGGATGTGTGAAAGAATTTTATGAAAATGGCAATCTTAAACAAAGTATCCCCTATAAAAACGGAATACAAGAAGGAATGACTGAATCTTTCTATCAAAATGGAATTAAAAAATCAGAAATTCTGTATATAAATGGGGAACAAAATGGGGATTATATACTCTATTATCCTAATGGAAATAAAAAGTCAGAATCCTTTTTGGTAGATAAAAAGCGAATTTATAAAACATACTCTCTCGATGGAAAACTTATATCTGAAAAAACAATAAAATAA
- a CDS encoding cation-translocating P-type ATPase: protein MSANHFNILGLTNEKVILARKKFGKNKLDYKKENNFLDTVKRISKDPMMVLLLVASSIYFISGKTGDGIFLAVAIVFQTSISLYQYSRSKNALEKLKDFSQPNCKVIRNGKVEEIKSEYLVVGDSMIVEEGTSISADGIIIQSNDFSVNESILTGESFAVFKDKTKEDKFVYRGTTVASGLAIATITSTGNQTNLGKIGTSLEGISEEKTPLEIQIANFVKNMAIAGAVVFVIVWAINYLHSQDLLTSLLQSLTLAMSILPEEIPVAFTTFMALGAWRLMKMGIVVKQMKTVETLGSATVICTDKTGTITENKMSLAKIFILKSNKIFNSNDNLNEEEKELIKIAMFASEPIPFDPMELALHQTYINHHQTDERKNYILVHEYPLSGKPPMMTHIFQDKKGNRIIATKGAPEALIKVSTLSPAEIQQIYNAIHQLTNDGFRVLGVGISGLEGENYPQKQQDLPFEFKGIVAFYDPPKKNIQKVLQNFYAAGIAVKIITGDNTATTVAIAKQIGFKDYEKTITGDELMKLNDNELKHCVMNTSIFTRMFPEAKLKIINALKSNNQIVAMTGDGVNDGPALKAAHIGIAMGKKGTEIAKQAASLILLEDDLSKMVHAVAMGRKIYTNLKKAIQYIISIHISIILTVFIPLALGWIYPNIFSPIHILFLEIIMGPTCSIIYENEPMEKNTMLQKPKALTTTFFNWKELSTSIIQGLVIAAGILCVYQLSVMNGYDEALTRTMTFTVLIASNIFLTLINRSFYYSIFTTLFYKNTMVLFIIFITIAIVGLLLYVKPLTVFFEFEALNSTQLSTCIAIGFISVIWFEIIKLIKRTKINTDKKGSR from the coding sequence ATGTCAGCAAATCATTTCAACATATTAGGGTTAACAAACGAGAAGGTTATACTTGCGAGGAAAAAATTTGGAAAAAATAAGTTAGATTATAAAAAAGAAAATAATTTCTTAGACACCGTAAAACGTATTAGCAAAGACCCAATGATGGTTTTATTGTTGGTGGCTTCTTCCATTTATTTTATCAGTGGAAAAACAGGTGACGGAATTTTTCTTGCCGTTGCCATTGTATTTCAAACTTCTATTTCATTATATCAATATTCTAGGAGCAAGAATGCATTAGAAAAACTGAAAGATTTTTCACAACCTAATTGCAAAGTTATTCGCAATGGAAAAGTAGAAGAAATTAAAAGTGAATATTTGGTTGTTGGAGATAGCATGATAGTGGAAGAAGGTACATCTATAAGTGCTGATGGCATTATCATTCAATCAAATGATTTTTCAGTCAATGAATCTATACTTACAGGTGAATCATTTGCTGTTTTTAAGGATAAAACCAAAGAAGATAAATTTGTTTACAGAGGAACAACTGTTGCAAGTGGTTTAGCTATTGCGACAATAACATCTACTGGCAACCAAACCAATTTAGGTAAAATTGGAACAAGTTTAGAAGGTATTAGTGAAGAAAAAACTCCTTTGGAAATTCAAATTGCAAACTTTGTAAAGAATATGGCAATTGCAGGTGCTGTGGTTTTTGTAATTGTTTGGGCAATTAATTATTTACATTCTCAAGATCTGCTGACCAGTTTATTGCAATCCCTTACTTTAGCTATGAGCATTTTACCCGAAGAAATTCCTGTGGCTTTTACCACTTTTATGGCATTGGGCGCATGGCGTTTAATGAAAATGGGCATTGTGGTAAAGCAAATGAAAACCGTAGAAACTTTGGGTAGTGCCACGGTTATTTGTACCGACAAAACAGGAACAATTACCGAAAACAAAATGAGTTTGGCAAAAATATTTATTTTGAAAAGCAATAAAATATTTAATTCCAACGACAACTTGAATGAAGAAGAAAAAGAACTTATAAAAATTGCAATGTTTGCAAGTGAACCTATTCCATTTGACCCAATGGAACTTGCGTTACATCAAACCTATATTAATCATCATCAAACAGATGAAAGGAAAAATTACATACTTGTACACGAATACCCGTTGAGTGGCAAACCGCCTATGATGACACATATATTTCAAGATAAAAAAGGAAATAGAATAATAGCAACCAAAGGTGCACCTGAAGCATTAATAAAGGTATCGACATTAAGCCCCGCTGAAATTCAACAAATATATAATGCCATTCATCAACTAACAAATGATGGATTTAGAGTGCTGGGTGTTGGTATATCGGGTTTGGAAGGAGAAAATTATCCCCAAAAACAACAAGATTTGCCATTTGAATTTAAAGGCATTGTTGCCTTTTACGACCCTCCAAAAAAAAACATTCAAAAAGTTTTACAAAATTTTTATGCCGCAGGCATTGCCGTAAAAATTATAACAGGTGATAATACAGCGACTACTGTAGCTATTGCAAAACAAATTGGATTTAAAGATTACGAGAAAACTATTACAGGCGATGAGTTAATGAAATTAAATGATAATGAATTAAAACATTGCGTTATGAATACATCTATTTTTACCCGTATGTTTCCCGAAGCCAAACTAAAAATAATTAATGCTTTAAAATCTAATAATCAAATAGTAGCCATGACAGGCGATGGTGTGAATGATGGACCAGCCTTGAAAGCAGCACATATTGGTATTGCAATGGGCAAAAAAGGAACAGAAATAGCTAAGCAAGCCGCATCGTTGATTTTATTGGAAGATGATTTGTCTAAAATGGTTCATGCGGTAGCAATGGGCAGAAAAATTTATACCAACCTCAAAAAGGCAATTCAATACATAATATCCATTCACATCTCTATAATCTTAACGGTCTTTATTCCTTTAGCTTTAGGATGGATTTATCCCAATATATTTTCACCCATCCACATTCTATTTTTAGAAATAATAATGGGACCAACCTGTTCTATTATTTATGAAAATGAACCGATGGAGAAAAATACGATGTTGCAGAAACCTAAGGCATTGACAACTACTTTCTTTAATTGGAAGGAACTTTCTACAAGCATTATACAAGGGTTAGTGATAGCCGCAGGAATTTTATGTGTTTACCAGCTTTCTGTTATGAATGGTTATGATGAAGCATTGACTAGGACAATGACTTTTACAGTTTTAATAGCCTCAAATATCTTCTTGACTTTAATAAATCGTTCTTTTTATTATTCCATATTTACCACATTATTTTATAAGAATACTATGGTTTTATTTATCATTTTTATAACCATAGCTATTGTAGGACTTTTACTTTATGTAAAACCTTTGACAGTTTTTTTTGAATTTGAGGCATTGAATTCCACTCAATTATCAACTTGTATTGCAATTGGTTTCATTTCAGTAATTTGGTTTGAAATTATAAAATTGATTAAAAGAACAAAAATAAATACAGACAAAAAGGGCAGCAGATAG
- a CDS encoding N-6 DNA methylase encodes MANERKTENIVRSHFEQFKDIVSIEEQSSDSSKIDKLLKTASKKGSGKGKPEFIISFKNNSDLLIVIECKADILKHESAHHDKFSEFAIDGVLLYSSYLSKDFDVLGIAVSGETTQNLKISHFLHLRNERKATEIFGNKLLPAQNYLDGYLQSPEKFRQDYNSLLEFTKKLNEKLHTYKILESQRSLLISCILIALENQAFRNSFISHKTTKELANSLVQTVSNELENADISGKKLDNLKIQFSFIKTDTSLSTKENVLKELITEIDENVNQFIKTHEFFDVLGQLYIEFLRYANSDKGLGIVLTPPHITELFAELAQVNKNSIAFDNCTGTGGFLISAMKKMIEDAKGDQNKIKEIKKSQLIGVEYQAHIFALAVSNMYIHQDGKTNIINGSCFDEEIIAAVKAKKPTVGFLNPPYKGDKKNDIEELEFVFNNLECLVDGGTCVAIVPMSSSIAISGKGLLMKKKLMENHTLEAVLSMPNDLFIDSDVGTVTCIMIFKAHKPHPKNKKTFFGYFKDDGFEKRRKGRIDKEGQWNSIKENWLTAFINRDDVPNLSINKEVTAIDEWCPEAYLKTDFKVITKPHFIKNLKEYCIYLFNNNLSKEISINSLFNQNIDLDFNKFTVYKVNYFFNIYSGSDKPKPDESKHWGGEIINSVENQTTNNGIKEKIEFKEDDKIFENFISIVSIGEGGKAFYQPERCACFTRVKSLIPKAEFSENFNKYIFLFFVTLLDLERYRYGYGRVLSKERLSETEICVPTINNNPDWDFMENFIKSLPYSSSI; translated from the coding sequence ATGGCAAACGAAAGAAAAACAGAAAATATAGTCCGTTCACATTTTGAGCAATTTAAAGATATTGTTAGTATAGAAGAACAATCATCTGATAGTTCAAAAATTGATAAATTACTCAAAACTGCATCAAAAAAAGGGAGCGGTAAAGGAAAACCAGAATTTATTATTTCATTCAAAAACAATTCTGATTTACTGATTGTTATTGAATGCAAAGCAGATATTTTAAAACATGAAAGTGCTCATCATGATAAATTTTCCGAGTTTGCAATAGATGGTGTTTTATTATATTCGTCCTATTTATCAAAAGATTTTGATGTATTAGGTATTGCTGTAAGCGGTGAAACAACTCAAAACTTAAAAATTTCTCATTTTTTACATTTAAGAAATGAAAGAAAAGCAACAGAAATTTTTGGGAATAAACTATTGCCTGCACAAAATTATTTAGACGGTTATTTACAAAGTCCCGAAAAATTTAGACAAGATTACAATTCACTTTTAGAATTTACAAAAAAACTAAACGAAAAATTACATACATACAAAATATTAGAAAGTCAAAGAAGTTTACTAATTAGTTGCATTTTGATTGCATTAGAAAATCAAGCGTTTAGAAATTCTTTTATTTCTCATAAAACTACCAAAGAATTAGCAAATTCGTTGGTTCAAACTGTTTCAAATGAATTGGAAAATGCAGATATTTCGGGGAAAAAACTTGATAATTTGAAAATTCAATTCAGTTTTATTAAAACGGATACTTCGCTTTCTACAAAAGAAAATGTATTGAAAGAATTGATTACAGAGATTGACGAAAATGTAAATCAATTTATAAAAACACATGAATTTTTTGATGTACTTGGGCAGTTATACATTGAATTTTTACGCTATGCCAATAGTGATAAAGGTTTGGGAATTGTATTAACGCCACCTCACATAACTGAATTATTTGCAGAACTTGCACAAGTTAATAAAAATTCTATTGCCTTTGATAATTGCACAGGAACAGGTGGATTTTTGATTTCTGCCATGAAAAAAATGATTGAAGACGCAAAAGGCGACCAAAATAAAATTAAAGAAATAAAGAAATCGCAACTCATTGGCGTTGAATATCAGGCACATATTTTTGCATTGGCAGTTTCAAATATGTATATTCATCAAGACGGAAAAACAAATATTATTAATGGAAGTTGTTTTGATGAAGAAATTATTGCAGCAGTAAAAGCAAAAAAACCGACAGTCGGTTTTTTAAATCCACCTTATAAGGGTGATAAAAAAAATGATATTGAAGAATTAGAATTTGTATTTAATAATTTAGAATGTTTAGTTGATGGCGGAACCTGTGTAGCAATAGTGCCAATGAGTAGTTCAATAGCAATAAGTGGTAAAGGTTTGTTAATGAAAAAAAAGTTAATGGAAAATCATACTTTGGAGGCAGTTTTATCAATGCCAAATGATTTATTTATTGATTCAGATGTAGGAACTGTAACCTGTATAATGATTTTTAAAGCACACAAACCGCACCCCAAAAATAAAAAAACATTTTTTGGATATTTTAAAGATGATGGTTTTGAAAAAAGAAGAAAAGGAAGAATTGACAAAGAAGGACAATGGAACAGCATAAAAGAAAATTGGTTAACTGCATTTATTAATCGTGATGATGTTCCAAATTTAAGTATAAATAAAGAAGTTACTGCAATAGACGAGTGGTGTCCAGAGGCGTATTTAAAAACAGATTTTAAAGTTATAACCAAACCACATTTTATAAAAAATTTAAAAGAATATTGTATATACTTGTTTAACAATAATTTATCAAAGGAAATTTCAATAAATTCACTGTTTAATCAGAATATTGATTTAGATTTTAATAAATTTACAGTTTATAAAGTAAACTATTTTTTTAATATTTATTCAGGTAGCGACAAACCAAAACCAGATGAATCCAAACATTGGGGAGGTGAAATAATTAATTCTGTTGAAAATCAAACAACAAACAATGGAATAAAGGAAAAAATTGAATTTAAAGAAGATGATAAAATTTTTGAAAATTTTATTTCTATTGTTTCCATTGGAGAAGGTGGAAAAGCATTTTATCAACCAGAGAGATGCGCTTGTTTTACTCGTGTGAAATCTCTAATTCCAAAAGCCGAGTTTTCTGAAAATTTTAACAAATATATTTTTCTATTTTTTGTAACTTTGCTCGATTTGGAAAGATACAGATATGGATACGGCAGAGTTTTGAGCAAAGAACGATTGTCTGAAACAGAAATATGTGTTCCTACAATAAATAACAATCCGGATTGGGATTTTATGGAAAATTTTATTAAATCTTTACCTTATTCAAGTTCAATTTAA
- a CDS encoding NADH-quinone oxidoreductase subunit J → MNNHTILFFSVLIEIALSLIFILCIRDIVSLIYALLLTLIGVAVLYFLCGYSFIGMVQLIIYVGGILVFMILGVLLDKDSTPSSFFIKPSLLLQKLFFLLLFSSIFLYFFDTIKLPTAPLSFQEKSLQTLGMDMVTKHSILFEIMGLLLFITVVGSTVIITLHDKKK, encoded by the coding sequence ATGAACAATCATACCATTCTTTTTTTTTCTGTGCTGATAGAAATTGCTCTTTCTCTTATCTTTATTCTCTGTATCCGAGATATAGTATCGCTCATCTATGCTCTCTTATTGACTCTGATAGGGGTAGCGGTTCTCTATTTTTTATGCGGATATTCATTTATAGGAATGGTGCAGCTCATTATCTATGTGGGAGGGATTCTTGTTTTTATGATATTAGGTGTCTTATTAGATAAGGACTCTACTCCCTCATCTTTTTTTATAAAACCTTCTTTATTATTACAAAAACTTTTTTTCTTACTCTTGTTTTCCTCCATCTTTTTATATTTTTTTGATACCATAAAACTCCCAACTGCCCCTCTCTCTTTTCAAGAAAAATCTTTGCAAACTCTGGGGATGGATATGGTGACAAAACATTCCATTCTCTTTGAAATCATGGGATTGCTACTTTTTATTACTGTGGTAGGAAGTACTGTTATTATTACACTACACGATAAAAAAAAGTAA